The Caldisericum exile AZM16c01 region CAAAAAGTCCCTTAAAGTAAAGTTGTGGCTCATTGTCAACTCTCACGTAGGCAGTTTCAGGTGTTCCTTTGGAAGTATCAAGAAACTCTTGAAGACTTTCCTGTTTTTCAACTTTTTCCTCTTTTGTCTTTTGCTCTTGGAATTCAGTTGTTCCTCTTTTAGTTTGTGTTTTAGTCTCCTTTGTTGGTTCTTTTGCAGTCTCTCTTTTGTTGCTTGAGGACTGTTTTAAACTCTGTATTTGCTTATACAATTCTTTTACAAGTTCATCTTTTCTATAATGAGAATAGTTCTTTAATTTAACGATTTGAGAAATTTTATAAAGTTCTCTTGCAGTCATTGCATTTAAATCGTTTTCAGTTAAGTTTAAGATTTCATCCATTTACCTAATGCCTCCTTATATTGTTAAATTATTTTGTATTTCTTCTTTTAATTTAAGAATGTAATTTTTAAATTCATTTTCAATGTGTAAGAGTCTTGACTTTGTATCCGTAACGAATTTTTCATCTTTCACCGACTTTAGATTTATTAAAACATTTGCTTTTGCTCCATCAAATGCAGCTTCAAAAAAACTTAAAGCTGTATACAGATCAGAAATTGCAGATTTCGGACAAAATGCTTTTGCTTGGTCTAAAACTTTACTTCCATCATACAAAATATTTATAACTTCAAAAGGGACAAGAGTGGAATCTATAAGTGCTTTTTGCATTTTTTGTTTTCTTATTTCTTTTTGTTCCTCAGTGTCTTTTGGAAGTTGCACTGCTTCTATAAACCGCTCAAAAACCTCAGCATCTTTTGAAGATAGCCTAAGAAGAAGATCAGACTTTTCTTTTGTTTGTTCAATAAGCGGTTCCAAAGAAGATTCTGGATTTTTCTTTTGGTAAATAGATAGCACCATTGAAACAAGTGCAAAACCAAATGCACCAACTAGAGATGATGCAGCCCCACCACCAGGCGTAGGGTTAGAAGATGATAATTCTTCAATAAATTTTTCTAAGGGTAAATCAGAAAACATAAACCACCTCACCTTGAGTCACATTACGAAAATAACAAAACTCCTTGAATTTCCTTTATATAATATAACAAATTGAAATTTAGTCAAGAACCAAAAGTATGATACAAAAAAACTAAATTTTCGAATAAAATATTACGATGGAAGAAATTTTAGAAAAAGTTTTAAAAACCATAGAAAAGTATAAATTAATTCAAAAAAATGAAAAAGTACTACTCGCTGTCTCTGGTGGTATAGACTCGATGACAATGCTTTCAATTTTCCATAAAATAAAGGATATAATCCAGGTCGAAATAGGAGTTGCAACTTTTGACCATGGAATAAGAAGTGAAAGCAAAGACGAGATAAAGATTGTCGAAGAATATTCTAAAAAGTTGCAGGTTCCTTTCTTTTTCGGCGTAGGAAACGCCTTAAAGGTTCATCTAAAAACAAAAAGGAATCTTGAGGATGTTGCAAGGGAACAGAGACTAAAGTTTTTAAGAGAGGTAAAAGAGGCTAATAGTTTCAATAAAATTGCACTTGCTCATAACAAAAACGATTTCGTTGAAACTTTTTTTATGCACCTCCTTAAAGGATCAGGATTAAAAGGTATTACAAGTATGTTGGCTATAGAGGAAGATTTGATTAGGCCATTAGTTGGAGTAACACGTGAGGAAATCGAAAACTATGCAAAGAATGAAGGAATTCCATATATTATAGACTTAAGTAATTACAACCTTTCCTACGAAAGAAACAGATTAAGATACCAGATTTTACCACTTATCAAATCTTCATACCCGAATTTTATGGATCATGTTCTAAATTTTTCTGATATTGCACTTAATGACGAAAATTTATTAGATAAAATTACCGCAATAGAACTTGAAGGAATTAAAAGACAAAACAACGAATATTCAATAAATCTTTTTAAACCACTTTCTCTTTCAATTAAGAGACGCATTATAAAAGAATTATTGGGGGAGAATGCAAATTATGAACGTGTAAATATGATTATAGAATTCATAGAAAGCAACAAAAAAAAGTTTAGCATAGGGAAAGATATATACGTTGCAAAAACAGGAAATTCATTTTATATTGAACATGGCACCCCATTTACCATTGAAAGGTCCTATATATTAAAAATTCCGGGAATTACTACAATACCTGAAGCAGAAGTAAAAATAATTTCGGAAATATTAGAGTCAAAAAAAGAATTCGATTTAAATGATAAGACTAGTGCCGTATTTGATCTTAATTTCCTTAAATTCCCAATTTCCGTTAGGTTCAGAAAAGAGGGTGATATAATCGAGATTGAAAACGGAAAGAAGAAACTGCAAGACTTATTTGTCGACTTAAAAGTTAGGAGAGACATTAGACACAAAGTACCCATTGTAGTAGATAATGATGATAAAATACTTTGGGTGTGCGGTGTAAGAAGAAGCACAATTGCAAAGATCGGAAAAGACACAAGAAAAGTTCTTTTTTTAAAGATAGTTCCATTAACTCAAAATTTGTGATATAATTGCTGTATGCATGAAGATATTGAAAAAATCCTCGTATCGCAAGAAGAGATTAAAAAGAGAGTTAAAGAATTAGGAGAGGAAATTTCAAGGGATTACAAGGACAAATTTCCTCTTTTTGTTTGCATTCTAAGAGGTGCTTTTGTATTTCTTGCTGATTTAGTAAGGGAAGTCCATGTTCCCATATCCGTTGATTTCATGGCGATTTCAAGTTATGGTGGTAAAACTGAGTCTAGTGGACAAGTAAAGATATTAAAAGATCTTGATACACCAATTGAAGATAGGCACGTTTTAATAGTGGAGGACATTGTTGATACTGGACTTACGATGGATGCAGTAACAAGATTATTAAAAACAAGAAAGCCAAAAAGTATAAAAATTTGCACATTATTGGACAAAGTTGATAGAAGAATTATAAATATTAAGGTTGATTACTATGGGTTTAGAATACCTAATAGTTTTGTTGTTGGTTATGGTCTTGATTATGAAGAAAAATACAGAAATTTGCCTTATATAGGCATCTTAAAAGAAAAAGTTTATAAGGGAGGTTCGAATAATTAATGGCACCAAAAAATAACAATAATCTTAAAAATTTAATGATAAGAGAAGTAATTGGATGGATACTTTTAATAATTGTATTATTTTTCGCTTCTAAGTTTCTATTTGGAAATAGTAATACTACTGTTGAGACAATTCCGTTTTCACAATTTTTAAACTACATAGAACAAAAAGAATTTACTAACGTTGTTATAAAAACACAGGATAATGTAATGACCTTAGTGATAGGCACTCTAAAAGATGGAAGACAAGTTCAGGCAAAAACTCTACCTTATTCTTCAGTTCTTGAGGATACACTAAGGCAATCAGGTACGACTTATGATGTTCAGCAGACAAACTCAACATTCGTAAACCTTCTGTGGAATATAGTTCCATGGATTATAATGATAGGACTTTGGTGGTTCTTAATGCAAAGAATGTTAGGTGGAGCATCATCCTCTTCAAATCAAGCTTTCAGTTTTGGGAAAAGTAAGGCAAAGTTATTCCTTGAAAACAAGCCACAAATAACATTTAAAGATGTTGCAGGAGCAGATGAAGTTAAAGAAGAGGTTAAAGAAATCATTGAGTTTTTGAAAAATCCACGTAAGTTTACAAAATATGGTGCAAAAATTCCAAAAGGTGTTTTGTTGGTTGGACCTCCAGGGTGTGGTAAAACACTTATAGCAAAGGCGATAGCAGGCGAAGCAGATGTACCGTTTTTCTCTGTTTCTGGATCAGAATTTGTTGAGATGTTTGTGGGAGTAGGAGCCTCACGTGTTAGGGACCTATTTGACCAAGCAAGAAAATATGCTCCGTGTATAGTTTTTATTGATGAAATTGATGCTGTTGGTAGATACAGAGGCGCAGGAATTGGTGGTGGACATGATGAGAGAGAACAAACTTTAAACCAACTTCTTGTAGAAATGGATGGATTTGATCCCCACACTGGTATCATTGTCATTGCAGCAACCAATAGACCGGACATTCTTGACCCAGCACTTTTAAGGCCGGGAAGATTTGATAGAAGAATTGTTGTTGGATTGCCAGATACAAAAGAGAGAGAAGAAATTCTTAAATTGCATGCAAGAGGAAAACCTATTTCAGAGGATGTAAATCTTACAGCCATTGCACAGCAAACAGCAGGTTTTACAGGGGCAGACCTTGAAAATCTTTTGAATGAAGCAGCACTAATTGCTGTAAGAAAAGGGCAAGAAAAGATAACACAAAAAGAAATAGAAGAAGCAATTGACAAAATAATTGCAGGACCCGAAAAAAAGTCACTCGTCCTTTCAGAGGAAGAAAAAAAGATCGTCTGCTTCCACGAAACAGGGCACGCTATAGTAACAACTGCACTACCTTCAGGAGATGTGGTTCATAGAATTTCTGTTGTTTCAAGAGGCCTTGCGTTAGGCTATAATGTTCAACTACCAGAAAAAGATAAGTACTTACAGAAAAAGAGCGAACTTATTAATAAAATTGCAGCACTTTTAGGTGGACGGGCTTCAGAAGAAATATTTATAGGAGAGGTCTCAACAGGCGCAGCAAATGATCTTGAGAGAGCAACTGATATCGCTCGCAAAATGGTAAGAGCATACGGAATGTCAGAAAAGTTGGGACCTCTTACATTTGGAAAACAAGAAGAACTTATTTTCTTAGGTAAAGAATTAGGAGAACAAAGGAATTATAGTGAAAAGACTGCAGATCTAATTGATGCTGAAGTTAAGCGTTTTGTTGAACTTGCTTATGAAAAAGCAAAAAAAGTATTAGAAGCAAATAAAGAATTGATATTTGAAATAGTTGACGTCCTAAAGCAGAAAGAAACTCTTCAAGGTGATGAACTCAAAAACTACCTATCGAGAGTCAAAAAAGAAGAAGAACTTAATCTTGAAAGTGTATAATACACTTTACGGTTATTTTGGAAAGCAAAATTGGTGGCCTGCAGAAACTCCTTTTGAAGTAATTGTAGGTGCAATTTTGACACAACAAACCTCATGGAAAAACGTCGAAAAAGTTATTTTGAGACTAAAAGAGCATGGGTTGCTTGAGCCCCGTACTCTTTATAATTTAGATATTCAAGAACTTTCAAATTACATAAAAGAGTCTGGCTTCTACAGACTGAAAGCACAAAGATTAAAAAATTTTCTGGATTTTTTTAAAAAATATAACTTTGAGCTGCTGGATCTAACACATATTGAAATAGAAAACCTTAGAAACGAATTATTAAATATTAAAGGTGTTGGGAAGGAAACAGCAGACTCAATAATTCTTTATGCGCTGGAGAAACCCATCTTTGTAGTTGATAATTACACCAAACGATTTGCAGTGCGTTTTGGCATTTTAGAAAATATGTCGAGCTACGACGAAATCAGATTATTGTTTGAGGATGCACTAAAAAGCGAAAATGAAAAAGAAACACTTATAAGATTTAAAGAAATGCATGCTTTAATTGTAGAATTAGGTAAAAACTTCTGTAAGAAGGAACCAAACTGCAGTGCTTGCCCTTTAGGAAACTTATGTTTAAAGAAGGGAGTAGAAAATGAGTACAGTAAGAATAGTTGAAGAAGTTCAATATAATAAAGAATCGTTGAGAAAAAAACTAATCGAAGTATTGGATTGGGTAAATTTTGACGAAATAAAAGACAAAAATATTTTAGTTTTTTTTGACTTTCCGACACCTGATAATTTAGTAATTTATGAATTAAAAAATTTTCTAAAAGAAAAGGGCGTTGCGAAAGTTGAATTTGGCACTTCAATTTTGACACACAAACAAAGGGAGTTGATATCGAACTTATTAGAGAACGGAATTACTGTACATGATTTTCGGAACGAACCTTATGAAGAATTTGCCGTTGATTTAAAAAGTAAAAAAAATGAACACTATTTTGGATATAAGATGCTATCGCCTGCCCAATATCAAGCAGAAAAAGCTTTTGAAAATTCAGACATTTTCAAAGTAAGGACATTAAAAAAAGTTTATATACCGGAGGCAATTGCAAACAGTGACTATATAATACCAATCATTAAGATAAAAGATTCTCCCGTAGGCAAGATTGGCGGATTTATAAACTCACTTCTTTACATTGTTCCTACGAATATACGCTCAGAAATACTTTTAAAAAATCTTTCAATGAAATTTGCTGACTCCTTATTAGACGTCTATGGTGTAATTAAGAAGTCTGTACTTTTTGGGTTAGTTGACGCGGTAAATGGAGATTTAACTCACACAGAAGAAGACAATTTTGGTTTATTATTATCATCCAACGACTTATTGGCATTGGACTCGGTAATTTCTGTTCTTGTAGGCTTCCGCTCCTCAGATATCGAATCAAATAAATTAGGCTCAGTCTACGATTTAGGCCATGGTCTTTTAAAAGAAATTGTAATTGATGGTGCAGATTTTCTAAAGCTCAGAAAAGAGCTAACCAAAAAACTGAAGTTTAGCAAATTCTTCGGCAAGAAAGTAACACCTTCAATTTTAGAACAAACCAAGGAACTTGATACTATAAGTTTATTCTGTCCAACTGGTGCAATCATAAAAGAAGACTCTCAATATAAAATAGATAAATCTAAGTGTATCAACTGTAATTTCTGCGTTGAGCTATCGCCTGAAATTTTTGGTTCATAAGCTTTGCGAATTTAGAAAATCAGTGATATAAGAGTATAAAGACAACATCTGCAATTAAAATTTCAAACAAAGTAATTGGAGCAACTTTCTTTATATATTCTTTCCAACTAACTTCGATACCTGCATTTCTTAAAATTGAAAGTCCAACCACATTGGGCGAAGCACCTATTGGGGTTAAATTTCCGCCAACATCAGTTCCAAAGGTTGTAATTAATCCCATACTCATAAGACTTACAGGAACTTTTCCAGTAATTGACTTAATGAGAGGAACCATTGATGCTGCAAAAGGTACGTTATCTACAAATCCTGAGAGTATGCTCGATACCCATAGAAGTACATTTTTAGTAATCAATGCACTGCCCTTAGCAAAGGAAATAATCATACCAGCAAGGACTTGAATAACTCCGGTTACCTCAAGTGCACCAATTATTATGAAAAGTGTTGCAAAAAATACTATTACTTCCCAATCTATTTTTTCCCATATGTCAGAAACCCTATGACCATTAAGAAGCAAAGCAATTGTTGCACCAATAATTCCAACATGGCCAACCGTTATCCCGATTTTTTCGTGGACAATGAGGAGAACTATTGTTAAAAGGAAACTAAAAAGCCCAGAATAAAACATATAAGGATTCTTTACATTTTCGAAGGGCTTTATCGATGAAATGTATAAACTATTAAGCTCTTTTGCCTTCTTAAAACTTTCTCGGTTCGTAAGATAAAAAAGATATGCATTAAGAATAAGGAGTAAAATTACAGTTGGTCCTAAATAAATTACATATTGTGCAAGTGTTACTCCTAAACCTGTTCCAAGAATAACATTCGGTGGATTACCCATAAGTGTTGCACTACCGCCAAGATTTGAAGAAGCTATTTGAGAGAGAACAAAAGGTATAGGATCCATATCAAGTTGTTTTGCAACCTGCATACTTAGCGATGCCATAAAAAGCATAACAGTAATACTATCCATGAATGCCGCCATAATTCCCGTAGTAACTGCTAAACTCATAAAGATGATAGATGGTTTTCCTTTTGAAATTTTAATAACGTAAGAACCCAATACATCAAAAAATCCGCTCTCTACAAGGACACGAACAAGAATAAACATTCCCAAAATAAGACCCATAGCTTCCCAGTTTATAAGGGAAACAACCTGAGTATCCTTTAGAATCCCGAGGATAAAAAGAACAACAGCACCACCTAAGGTTACAATTGACCTTGGCAAAAGGTCAACAATGATCAATGCATAGACAAAAACAAATATTAATACTGAAGTAAGCGCCTGACTATTCATAGTTACCTCCACTTTAATCACAGATTAGTAGTAATGGCTTTGGCAAAAATGCAACGAGCAATTTCAAAGTAGGATCTAATGAAAAAGGTTTAAAAATATTGTGTAGTTTGTAAGATGGCCTTGGAGAACCTCTTGAACCTATGATTATGTCTGAAAAAGGCGCTCTTTTAAGGATAGAGTTTATTTCGCTTTCATCAGCATAAGTAATCGTAGATTCCACATGAAAATTTCTTAAAAGTTCTCTAACTCTTTCTGCAATTTTTTCTTTCGGTTCTCTTAAGATCAAAGCTTCAACTTCGGAATCCCAATAAGAAGCAAGTTTGCCAACCTCGACCGTTGCGATTTCAGAGTAT contains the following coding sequences:
- a CDS encoding ArsB/NhaD family transporter — its product is MNSQALTSVLIFVFVYALIIVDLLPRSIVTLGGAVVLFILGILKDTQVVSLINWEAMGLILGMFILVRVLVESGFFDVLGSYVIKISKGKPSIIFMSLAVTTGIMAAFMDSITVMLFMASLSMQVAKQLDMDPIPFVLSQIASSNLGGSATLMGNPPNVILGTGLGVTLAQYVIYLGPTVILLLILNAYLFYLTNRESFKKAKELNSLYISSIKPFENVKNPYMFYSGLFSFLLTIVLLIVHEKIGITVGHVGIIGATIALLLNGHRVSDIWEKIDWEVIVFFATLFIIIGALEVTGVIQVLAGMIISFAKGSALITKNVLLWVSSILSGFVDNVPFAASMVPLIKSITGKVPVSLMSMGLITTFGTDVGGNLTPIGASPNVVGLSILRNAGIEVSWKEYIKKVAPITLFEILIADVVFILLYH
- the tilS gene encoding tRNA lysidine(34) synthetase TilS, yielding MEEILEKVLKTIEKYKLIQKNEKVLLAVSGGIDSMTMLSIFHKIKDIIQVEIGVATFDHGIRSESKDEIKIVEEYSKKLQVPFFFGVGNALKVHLKTKRNLEDVAREQRLKFLREVKEANSFNKIALAHNKNDFVETFFMHLLKGSGLKGITSMLAIEEDLIRPLVGVTREEIENYAKNEGIPYIIDLSNYNLSYERNRLRYQILPLIKSSYPNFMDHVLNFSDIALNDENLLDKITAIELEGIKRQNNEYSINLFKPLSLSIKRRIIKELLGENANYERVNMIIEFIESNKKKFSIGKDIYVAKTGNSFYIEHGTPFTIERSYILKIPGITTIPEAEVKIISEILESKKEFDLNDKTSAVFDLNFLKFPISVRFRKEGDIIEIENGKKKLQDLFVDLKVRRDIRHKVPIVVDNDDKILWVCGVRRSTIAKIGKDTRKVLFLKIVPLTQNL
- the hpt gene encoding hypoxanthine phosphoribosyltransferase, translating into MHEDIEKILVSQEEIKKRVKELGEEISRDYKDKFPLFVCILRGAFVFLADLVREVHVPISVDFMAISSYGGKTESSGQVKILKDLDTPIEDRHVLIVEDIVDTGLTMDAVTRLLKTRKPKSIKICTLLDKVDRRIINIKVDYYGFRIPNSFVVGYGLDYEEKYRNLPYIGILKEKVYKGGSNN
- a CDS encoding cyclodeaminase/cyclohydrolase family protein, encoding MFSDLPLEKFIEELSSSNPTPGGGAASSLVGAFGFALVSMVLSIYQKKNPESSLEPLIEQTKEKSDLLLRLSSKDAEVFERFIEAVQLPKDTEEQKEIRKQKMQKALIDSTLVPFEVINILYDGSKVLDQAKAFCPKSAISDLYTALSFFEAAFDGAKANVLINLKSVKDEKFVTDTKSRLLHIENEFKNYILKLKEEIQNNLTI
- the ftsH gene encoding ATP-dependent zinc metalloprotease FtsH → MAPKNNNNLKNLMIREVIGWILLIIVLFFASKFLFGNSNTTVETIPFSQFLNYIEQKEFTNVVIKTQDNVMTLVIGTLKDGRQVQAKTLPYSSVLEDTLRQSGTTYDVQQTNSTFVNLLWNIVPWIIMIGLWWFLMQRMLGGASSSSNQAFSFGKSKAKLFLENKPQITFKDVAGADEVKEEVKEIIEFLKNPRKFTKYGAKIPKGVLLVGPPGCGKTLIAKAIAGEADVPFFSVSGSEFVEMFVGVGASRVRDLFDQARKYAPCIVFIDEIDAVGRYRGAGIGGGHDEREQTLNQLLVEMDGFDPHTGIIVIAATNRPDILDPALLRPGRFDRRIVVGLPDTKEREEILKLHARGKPISEDVNLTAIAQQTAGFTGADLENLLNEAALIAVRKGQEKITQKEIEEAIDKIIAGPEKKSLVLSEEEKKIVCFHETGHAIVTTALPSGDVVHRISVVSRGLALGYNVQLPEKDKYLQKKSELINKIAALLGGRASEEIFIGEVSTGAANDLERATDIARKMVRAYGMSEKLGPLTFGKQEELIFLGKELGEQRNYSEKTADLIDAEVKRFVELAYEKAKKVLEANKELIFEIVDVLKQKETLQGDELKNYLSRVKKEEELNLESV
- a CDS encoding DUF362 domain-containing protein; this translates as MSTVRIVEEVQYNKESLRKKLIEVLDWVNFDEIKDKNILVFFDFPTPDNLVIYELKNFLKEKGVAKVEFGTSILTHKQRELISNLLENGITVHDFRNEPYEEFAVDLKSKKNEHYFGYKMLSPAQYQAEKAFENSDIFKVRTLKKVYIPEAIANSDYIIPIIKIKDSPVGKIGGFINSLLYIVPTNIRSEILLKNLSMKFADSLLDVYGVIKKSVLFGLVDAVNGDLTHTEEDNFGLLLSSNDLLALDSVISVLVGFRSSDIESNKLGSVYDLGHGLLKEIVIDGADFLKLRKELTKKLKFSKFFGKKVTPSILEQTKELDTISLFCPTGAIIKEDSQYKIDKSKCINCNFCVELSPEIFGS
- a CDS encoding endonuclease III domain-containing protein yields the protein MYNTLYGYFGKQNWWPAETPFEVIVGAILTQQTSWKNVEKVILRLKEHGLLEPRTLYNLDIQELSNYIKESGFYRLKAQRLKNFLDFFKKYNFELLDLTHIEIENLRNELLNIKGVGKETADSIILYALEKPIFVVDNYTKRFAVRFGILENMSSYDEIRLLFEDALKSENEKETLIRFKEMHALIVELGKNFCKKEPNCSACPLGNLCLKKGVENEYSKNS